Proteins encoded within one genomic window of Eleutherodactylus coqui strain aEleCoq1 chromosome 1, aEleCoq1.hap1, whole genome shotgun sequence:
- the LOC136582834 gene encoding aquaporin-5-like: MSNFFTMRRELCSLAFWRAVFAEFLATLIFVFFGLGSALRWPAALPTVLQIALAFGLVIGTMVLTVGHISGGHINPAVTFAFCLGSQISIWRAIMYIIAQLLGALAGAGILYGVVPPAIRGNLAINTLSNNTTPGLGFVVEMILTFQLVLCIFACTDSRRTDLVGAPAISIGLSVTLGHLVGIYFTGCSMNPARSFAPAVIVRNFRNQWIFWVGPLAGGALASLLYNYVLYPNIRPAKEKLSIFIGTYDPADDWIEEPETRKRRSLDCPDRTVLQLSRLNDC, encoded by the exons ATGTCGAACTTCTTCACAATGAGGAGAGAACTTTGTTCATTGGCTTTTTGGAGGGCCGTATTTGCTGAATTTCTAGCAACCCTGATCTTTGTGTTTTTTGGACTGGGCTCTGCTCTGAGATGGCCGGCTGCTCTTCCGACAGTGCTACAGATCGCACTGGCCTTTGGTCTGGTGATAGGTACTATGGTCCTGACCGTGGGACATATTAGTGGAGGTCATATAAATCCAGCAGTTACATTTGCCTTTTGTCTTGGATCTCAAATATCGATATGGAGAGCTATTATGTACATCATTGCCCAGCTTCTGGGAGCGTTGGCTGGTGCTGGCATTCTCTACGGTGTGGTTCCACCGGCTATCCGAGGAAACCTTGCAATCAATACT CTCAGTAACAACACAACTCCAGGACTTGGTTTCGTCGTTGAGATGATTCTCACCTTTCAACTGGTTTTGTGCATCTTTGCATGTACTGACAGTCGCCGAACGGATCTTGTAGGAGCTCCAGCTATATCTATTGGCCTTTCTGTTACTTTGGGTCACCTTGTAGGG ATATACTTCACCGGTTGCTCAATGAATCCTGCCCGTTCGTTCGCTCCAGCAGTCATAGTGAGAAACTTTCGCAATCAGTGG ATCTTCTGGGTTGGGCCATTAGCAGGAGGTGCCTTAGCTTCTTTACTGTACAATTATGTACTCTATCCAAACATAAGACCCGCCAAGGAGAAGCTGTCCATATTTATAGGGACTTATGACCCAGCCGATGATTGGATTGAGGAGCCTGAAACACGCAAGAGACGCTCTTTGGACTGTCCTGACCGT ACTGTTCTACAACTTTCACGCCTAAACGATTGTTGA